One genomic window of Luteitalea pratensis includes the following:
- a CDS encoding histidine kinase dimerization/phospho-acceptor domain-containing protein: protein MFAVAAGGYLTTRSLLRATHVSRLQSDFVSAVSHEFRTPLTAIRHLSQLLARGRVSSDERRAAFYELLVHESDRLHRLDRGPVELRPTRSRRAGLQLRVGGPGAVPARDRRGLST, encoded by the coding sequence ATGTTCGCCGTGGCGGCGGGCGGCTACCTGACAACGCGTTCGCTCCTGCGGGCGACCCACGTGAGCCGGCTGCAATCGGACTTCGTCTCTGCCGTATCACACGAGTTCAGGACGCCCCTCACGGCCATCAGGCACCTTTCTCAGTTGCTCGCGCGCGGACGCGTGTCGTCCGACGAGAGGCGTGCCGCATTCTACGAACTGCTCGTCCACGAGAGCGACAGGCTGCACCGGCTTGATCGAGGGCCTGTTGAACTTCGCCCGACTCGAAGCCGGCGAGCTGGATTACAGCTTCGAGTCGGTGGACCCGGGGCCGTACCTGCGCGAGATCGTCGCGGACTTTCGACGTGA
- a CDS encoding sensor histidine kinase codes for MLGRVFWNLLDNAAKYSPDSPQVRVEIEAGDGEVRVRVRDHGMSIPAVEQSLIFDKFSRGAAARTASIKGTGIGLAMARDIVRAHGGDIGVDSAVGSGSTFTVMLPAAFTETTSA; via the coding sequence GTGCTTGGGCGAGTCTTCTGGAACCTGCTCGACAACGCCGCGAAGTACTCGCCTGACTCGCCGCAGGTCCGCGTCGAGATCGAGGCAGGCGACGGCGAGGTGCGGGTCCGAGTGCGCGACCACGGCATGAGCATTCCCGCCGTCGAGCAGTCGTTGATCTTCGACAAATTCTCCCGCGGTGCGGCCGCGCGGACAGCCAGCATCAAGGGCACGGGCATCGGCCTCGCCATGGCCCGAGACATCGTGCGCGCTCACGGCGGCGACATCGGCGTCGATAGCGCGGTCGGATCGGGCAGCACCTTTACGGTGATGCTGCCCGCGGCCTTTACTGAGACCACATCCGCATGA